A window of the Drosophila simulans strain w501 chromosome 2L, Prin_Dsim_3.1, whole genome shotgun sequence genome harbors these coding sequences:
- the LOC6730617 gene encoding mitogen-activated protein kinase-binding protein 1 isoform X10 translates to MDAPDVGRIIRAPARRKRNDEQLMDRIKLKKVLGLTVCSNAALDVSPVSGLLAYPAGCTVVLFNAKRQTQAYLVNTSRKAFTSVAFSRCGRYVATGECGINPAIKVWELETPNGSLEHCSGGSVVAEFVDHKYAVTCVAFSPTGKYLVSVGSQHDMIVNVFDWRANLKMASNKISSKVAAVCFSEDGSYFVTVGNRHVKYWYLEGGRKYKDPIPLMGRSAILGDLRDNDFCAVACGKGICAESTYAITRQGHLVEFSSRRLLDKWVQCRTTNANCICVNERFILVGCAESIIRIFNAATLEYVTTLPRTHYLGVDVAQGIQINHIMSVPQQAKFPDCIAMVFDEQRSKVSCVYNDHSLYIWDLRDISRVGKSHSFLYHSTCIWGVETVPYNVEREPSQTLPEECFVTCSSDDTIRVWGLDGCTNNDIYRRNIYSKELLKIVYSDDELQFIKDQGSSLFDKAGNSSYDGRNGVRCIKISPELQHLASGDRCGNIRVYSLVNLRLLTTIEAHESEVLCLEYSNEKIERKLLASASRDRLIHVFDVAQNYLLLQTLDDHSSSITSIKFVGAGLNFQMISCGADKSIMFRSFQGNIFMRGTNTSGKTTLYDMEVDSNAKHILTACQDRNVRVYGTQNAKQTKTFKGSHSDEGSLIKLSLDPSGIYVATSCTDKTLAVYDYYSNECMARMYGHSELVTGLKFTNDCRHLISASGDGCIFIWQVPHDMIVTMQARMSQQRLRSGHAPLPRPLAPISPPDGIVLESPTSEIEQPQLQPKFGVAERFSDVGQLPQWAMRKAAADSDSGALSIPTPIGGSATVPGMHAASSMGNLSSSPSQQMTGLAPRARGRWAQRSTQLETADDLRSNSESPLGTVSSVGGHSGVNVQTSDYNSASSKDITYNQTYLSEDSSIDSGMETRRGELKFIGSSNNGTVVTVSSVSSMAVFASNGAMSTGSGAAQQRLQLPDKRLKPGLRFDTHTHDHDGDVEDISDGERTSSDHGMFYNNLAPSTPTDFKVTAMNEDELRKSVRRQKFEKSGLQLTPSALSGNGSSHTASTGTGTSDTEDEGSTPSAENAERSLASTLGGSSENLPQASTNSFLHAALPEGPGLTTPMERGGSSRRSISAKHNTENGKSVAAPPTITKSYTSTKKEELLQVINKVKQQLENVGHRPLRGSHSISDLSLAANLDGSRNAGGGPGRYTKPGNPKTLNPMPIEESSIRRACSLSDLHMGNFGKPGKSQNGTPQKPQVQHRNGNVSRSASKRNSLQGKTGLGASSNSMNVLNQGSDSEPEDSNRLRSASNGQGRSNGPIAANRQYSNKINNVNNNRRKTPNFSSATPMQDDSSSEETPNSTVNNKPIVPPRPRNLAFDHKSKLMINNSGSPGGNAKQRSGVTSTEDFEGTDPEAQVHNVINKLYTTTQAAMQLHANLKNTLLLKELENALIMSRNMLSSITNRQADKTNNGGGGLGVGGSGGLNHDQLNADNGDYLMMVNNCADLLSNLRTKHKPDDCENNS, encoded by the exons ATAAAACTCAAAAAGGTCCTGGGCCTCACCGTGTGCAGCAATGCGGCTCTGGATGTGTCCCCAGTCAGCGGCCTGCTGGCCTATCCAGCTGG CTGCACCGTGGTGCTCTTCAATGCGAAACGCCAGACACAGGCCTACCTGGTCAACACCTCCCGCAAAGCATTCACATCCGTGGCGTTCTCCCGGTGTGGTCGCTACGTGGCCACCGGGGAGTGTGGCATCAATCCGGCCATCAAGGTCTGGGAGCTGGAGACTCCGAACGGAAGTCTGGAGcactgcagcggcggcagtgTTGTTGCGGAGTTTGTGGACCACAAATACGCCGTCACCTGTGTG GCCTTTTCGCCCACTGGCAAGTACCTGGTTTCGGTGGGCTCCCAGCACGACATGATTGTCAATGTGTTCGACTGGCGGGCCAACCTCAAGATGGCCTCGAATAAAATCAGCTCTAAGGTGGCTGCCGTGTGCTTTTCCGAGGATGGCAGCTACTTTGTGACCGTGGGCAATCGCCACGTGAAATACTGGTATCTGGAGGGCGGAAGAAAG TACAAGGATCCTATTCCCCTGATGGGTCGGAGCGCAATTCTGGGCGATTTGCGGGACAACGACTTTTGTGCGGTGGCGTGCGGCAAGGGGATATGTGCGGAGAGCACGTACGCTATCACGCGGCAAGGACACTTGGTGGAGTTCAGCTCCCGCCGCCTGCTCGACAAGTGGGTGCAGTGCCGCACCACCAATGCCAACTGTATCTGCGTGAATGAAAGGTTCATTCTCGTGGGCTGTGCGGAGTCCATCATCCGCATCTTCAATGCGGCCACGCTGGAATACGTGACCACTCTGCCCAGAACTCATTACCTGGGCGTGGATGTGGCCCAGGGCATCCAGATCAACCACATCATGTCGGTGCCACAGCAGGCCAAGTTCCCCGACTGCATTGCCATGGTGTTCGACGAACAGCGTTCCAAG GTGAGCTGCGTTTACAACGATCACTCTCTTTACATCTGGGATCTGCGCGACATCTCACGAGTGGGCAAGTCGCACTCGTTCCTTTATCACTCCACTTGCATCTGGGGCGTGGAGACAGTGCCATATAACGTGGAGCGGGAGCCATCGCAAACCCTTCCAGAGGAATGCTTCGTCACCTGCTCCTCGGACGACACGATCCGTGTCTGGGGATTGGACGGATGCACCAACAACGATATCTATCGGAGGAACATCTACTCCAAGGAGTTGCTGAAGATCGTCTACAGCGACGATGAACTGCAGTTTATCAAGGATCAGGGTTCGTCCCTGTTCGACAAAGCTGGAAACTCCTCCTACGATGGAAGGAATGGAGTGCGGTGCATCAAGATCAGTCCGGAACTGCAGCACTTGGCCAGTGGAGATCGTTGCGGCAACATACGCGTGTATAGTCTGGTCAATCTGCGCCTCCTCACCACCATCGAAGCCCATGAGTCTGAGGTGCTTTGCTTGGAGTATTCCAATGAGAAGATCGAACGAAAGTTATTAGCCAGTGCCAGTAGGGATCGACTGATCCATGTTTTCGACGTGGCGCAGAATTATCTACTGCTACAAACGCTGGATGATCACAGCTCCTCCATCACCTCCATTAAGTTTGTGGGTGCAGGACTCAACTTCCAGATGATCAGTTGTGGCGCCGACAAATCTATTATGTTTAGGAGTTTTCAG GGAAATATCTTCATGAGGGGCACCAACACCTCAGGAAAGACGACGTTGTACGACATGGAGGTGGACTCGAATGCCAAGCACATTTTGACCGCCTGCCAGGATCGCAACGTGCGGGTTTACGGAACCCAGAATGCCAAGCAAACAAAGACCTTCAAGGGCTCTCATTCAGACGAAGGAAGTCTGATCAAACTCAGTCTCGATCCCAGTGGCATCTATGTGGCCACTTCCTGCACGGATAAAACGCTTGCTGTTTATGATTACTACTCCAATGAGTGCATGGCAAGGATGTACGGTCACAGCGAGTTGGTCACGGGACTCAAGTTCACCAACGATTGCAGACATTTAATTTCCGCAAGTGGCGACGGTTGCATTTTCATATGGCAAGTGCCACACGATATGATAGTGACCATGCAGGCCAGGATGTCGCAACAGCGTCTCAGATCTGGACATGCTCCATTGCCGCGACCCTTGGCTCCCATTTCGCCACCGGATGGTATTGTCCTGGAATCGCCTACCAGTGAAATAGAGCAGCCGCAATTGCAGCCCAAGTTCGGAGTAGCCGAAAGGTTTTCCGATGTGGGTCAACTGCCTCAGTGGGCGATGCGAAAAGCAGCAGCCGATTCGGATAGTGGGGCCTTGTCCATACCCACGCCCATTGGTGGATCTGCAACTGTGCCTGGCATGCATGCTGCTTCATCGATGGGAAATCTAAGCTCATCGCCCAGTCAACAGATGACAGGACTGGCACCCCGGGCCAGGGGAAGATGGGCCCAGAGGAGCACTCAGTTGGAAACGGCCGATGACCTGCGTTCCAACTCCGAAAGTCCTCTGGGAACCGTTTCGTCTGTAGGTGGTCACAGCGGTGTAAATGTCCAGACCTCTGATTACAATAGTGCCTCTTCCAAGGACATTACGTACAATCAAACCTACTTGAGTGAGGACTCCTCCATCGATTCTGGGATGGAGACGCGAAGGGGCGAACTCAAGTTcattggcagcagcaacaacggaACGGTGGTCACTGTGTCCTCCGTTTCCTCGATGGCTGTTTTTGCCTCCAATGGTGCCATGTCGACGGGTTCTGGAGCTGCCCAACAGCGTCTTCAGTTGCCGGATAAACGGTTAAAGCCGGGTCTGCGATTCGATACCCATACCCATGATCACGATGGGGATGTGGAAGACATCTCCGATGGAGAGAGAACTAGCTCCGATCACGGAATGTTCTACAACAACCTCGCGCCCAGCACGCCAAC AGATTTCAAGGTGACGGCCATGAACGAGGATGAGCTGCGCAAATCGGTGCGCCGTCAGAAGTTTGAAAAGTCCGGCCTTCAGCTTACCCCTTCGGCTctcagcggaaacggaagttcGCATACTGCGAGCACCGGAACTGGGACCTCCGATACCGAAGACGAAGGCTCCACGCCCAGTGCCGAAAATGCCGAGCGGTCGCTGGCCTCGACGTTGGGTGGCAGTTCGGAGAATCTGCCCCAGGCCAGCACCAACAGCTTCCTGCACGCCGCCTTGCCAGAGGGACCGGGACTAACAACGCCAATGGAAAGGGGTGGCAGCA GTCGCCGCAGCATCAGCGCCAAGCACAATACGGAGAATGGGAAAAGCGTGGCCGCGCCGCCCACCATCACCAAGTCGTATACAAGCACCAaaaaggaggagctgctgcaggtCATCAACAAGGtcaagcagcagctggagaat GTAGGCCATAGACCCCTCCGGGGAAGCCATAGCATATCGGACCTGAGTCTGGCAGCCAACTTGGATGGATCGAGGAATGCGGGCGGAGGACCAGGACGTTACACGAAGCCAG GCAATCCCAAAACGCTCAATCCCATGCCCATCGAGGAGTCCTCCATACGCCGCGCCTGTTCGCTGAGCGACCTGCACATGGGCAACTTTGGCAAGC ctggaaaatcgcAGAATGGCACTCCACAGAAGCCGCAGGTCCAGCACCGAAATGGAAACGTCTCGCGATCGGCCAGCAAAAGGAACAGTTTGCAGGGCAAAACTGGGTTGGGTGCCTCCAGCAACTCCATGAACGTTCTCAATCAGGGC AGCGACTCGGAACCCGAGGACAGCAACCGCTTGCGAAGTGCCAGCAACGGGCAGGGACGCAGCAACGGACCCATTG CTGCGAATCGCCAGTACAGCAACAAGATTAACAATGTTAACAACAATCGGCGAAAGACGCCAAACTTTAGCAGTG CCACGCCCATGCAGGACGACTCCAGCTCCGAGGAGACGCCCAATAGCACTGTCAACAACAAGCCCATTGTGCCACCAAGGCCTAGGAACCTGGCCTTTGATCACAAGAGCAAACTGATGATCAACAACAGTGGCAGCCCCGGCGGAAATGCCAAACAGAGGAGCGGAGTGACTTCCACTGAGGATTTCGAGGGCACAGATc CTGAAGCCCAAGTACACAATGTGATCAATAAACTTTATACAACCACACAAGCAGCTATGCAGCTGCATGCGAATCTGAAGAATACGCTGCTGCTGAAGGAACTGGAGAACGCCCTGATCATGTCCAGGAATATGCTAAGCAGCATCACCAATCG ACAAGCGGATAAGACGAACAACGGAGGCGGGGGATTAGGAGTGGGTGGTAGTGGGGGATTGAACCACGATCAGCTGAACGCTGACAACGGAGACTATCTGATGATGGTCAACAACTGTGCCGATCTTTTGAGCAATTTACGCACGAAGCACAAACCCGATGACTGTGAGAATAACTCCTAG